A DNA window from Gammaproteobacteria bacterium contains the following coding sequences:
- the hrpB gene encoding ATP-dependent helicase HrpB: MSFPVDECIPQLLDALASSPNVVLQAPPGAGKTTRVPLALLKADWLGARKILMLEPRRLAARSAARFMAGSRGEAVGECIGYRVRLDSKIGPNTRIEVVTEGILTRMLQQDPALEDYGVVIFDEFHERNLQSDLGLALCLDAQQGLREDLRIVVMSATLDGDAIAGLLEQAPIISSEGRRYPVAIHYAPLSASFARERRDFLQQLAAQIVSIMQKESGSVLVFLPGAGEIQQVFSLLQQSSLGQDVNLAPLFGQLSSAQQDAAIQAAPEGKRKIVLATSIAETSLTIEGIRIVIDSGLTRRPRFDPNNGMTRLVTQQLSAASAEQRSGRAGRLQEGVCYRLWSASTHLIAQTAAEIVDADLAPLLLELALWGVTDVTQLRWLDQPPVAHVAQARDLLHGLGALDDKGAISAHGKAMSAVGTHPRLAHMMLRGKELGIGRLACDIAALLSERDIYRGPEKNSDVQKRIDALRDKHAAREFDMAGIKRVRETANQWQQQLDVRDDKNIDQQYWAGVLLAFAYPDRIAQRRSEQDTRYRLSNGGGAQLNEHDGLRVNKYIVAANLDGAREARVFLAAAIDESLLHEYLHELIAEQNIVEWDERNSAVQARSQQRIGAIVIADKPWKNADPDAIKKALTEGIRKQGIDCLPWTDTARQFQSRVQFVHDHVDETWPSFDDINLIDTLEEWLAPFLDKMSRISHLSNLNMHEILLARLSWEQQRQLDALVPTHLTVPSGSRIRVDYGQFPPVLAVRLQEMFGQAETPCVANGKIPVLLHLLSPAQRPLQVTQDLAGFWNGSYSAVKKEMKGRYPKHVWPDDPMQAQATARAKPKNG; the protein is encoded by the coding sequence CTGGCCTTGTTAAAGGCTGATTGGTTGGGGGCGCGCAAAATTCTGATGCTCGAACCGCGACGCCTGGCCGCGCGTTCCGCCGCACGTTTTATGGCCGGCAGTCGGGGCGAAGCCGTAGGCGAGTGCATCGGCTATCGCGTCAGACTCGATAGCAAAATCGGACCGAATACACGCATCGAAGTCGTCACCGAGGGCATACTCACGCGTATGCTGCAACAAGACCCGGCGTTGGAAGACTACGGCGTGGTCATCTTCGATGAATTCCACGAGCGCAATCTGCAATCGGATTTGGGATTGGCACTGTGTCTCGATGCGCAGCAAGGTCTGCGTGAGGACTTACGTATCGTCGTGATGTCGGCGACATTGGATGGTGACGCCATTGCAGGCTTGCTGGAGCAGGCGCCGATAATTTCCAGTGAGGGACGGCGTTACCCGGTAGCTATTCACTATGCGCCGCTGAGCGCCAGCTTTGCCCGAGAGCGTCGCGATTTCTTGCAGCAGTTGGCGGCGCAAATCGTGTCCATCATGCAAAAAGAAAGCGGCAGTGTGTTGGTTTTTTTGCCCGGCGCAGGCGAGATACAACAGGTTTTTTCGCTACTGCAACAATCATCCTTAGGCCAGGACGTTAACCTCGCACCATTGTTTGGACAACTGTCATCGGCGCAACAAGATGCCGCGATACAAGCCGCACCCGAAGGCAAACGTAAAATCGTACTTGCCACCTCCATCGCGGAAACCAGTTTAACGATCGAAGGTATACGCATCGTCATCGATAGCGGCTTAACGCGTCGCCCGCGTTTCGATCCCAATAACGGAATGACGCGACTCGTCACGCAACAGCTTAGCGCCGCCAGCGCTGAACAACGCAGCGGTCGTGCCGGTCGTCTACAAGAGGGCGTTTGTTATCGCCTGTGGTCTGCGTCGACACACTTGATCGCGCAGACCGCGGCCGAAATCGTCGATGCCGATCTCGCGCCCTTGCTTTTGGAACTGGCCTTGTGGGGTGTTACTGATGTGACACAACTGCGCTGGCTCGATCAGCCGCCTGTAGCGCATGTCGCCCAGGCGCGTGATCTTTTACATGGCCTGGGAGCGCTCGATGACAAAGGCGCAATTAGCGCCCACGGCAAAGCGATGTCTGCGGTTGGTACGCATCCACGCTTGGCGCACATGATGTTGCGCGGTAAAGAACTGGGCATCGGGCGACTGGCATGCGACATTGCGGCACTGTTGAGCGAACGCGACATCTATCGCGGCCCTGAAAAAAACAGTGATGTGCAAAAACGCATCGATGCCTTACGTGATAAACACGCGGCTCGTGAATTCGATATGGCTGGTATAAAGCGCGTGCGTGAGACAGCAAACCAGTGGCAACAACAATTAGACGTACGCGACGACAAGAATATTGATCAGCAATATTGGGCCGGTGTGTTGCTTGCTTTTGCTTATCCCGATCGCATCGCGCAACGACGTAGTGAGCAAGATACACGTTATCGCCTGAGCAATGGTGGAGGCGCACAGTTAAACGAACACGATGGACTGCGCGTAAATAAATACATCGTCGCAGCCAACCTCGACGGTGCGCGTGAAGCGCGGGTGTTTCTCGCTGCTGCGATCGATGAATCACTATTGCACGAATATCTGCATGAACTGATAGCAGAGCAAAACATTGTCGAGTGGGACGAGCGCAACTCGGCGGTACAAGCTCGCAGCCAACAGCGTATCGGCGCAATTGTGATTGCAGACAAACCGTGGAAAAATGCCGATCCCGATGCAATTAAAAAGGCGCTTACCGAGGGCATACGCAAACAAGGAATCGATTGCTTGCCGTGGACGGATACCGCGCGTCAATTCCAATCACGCGTACAGTTTGTTCACGATCATGTCGACGAAACATGGCCGAGTTTTGACGACATCAATTTAATCGATACACTCGAAGAATGGCTGGCTCCTTTTCTCGACAAGATGTCGCGCATCAGTCACCTGTCGAATCTAAATATGCACGAGATATTGCTTGCGCGTTTGAGTTGGGAACAGCAGCGCCAACTCGATGCACTCGTACCCACACACCTAACAGTGCCGAGTGGTTCGCGCATACGCGTCGACTATGGGCAATTTCCACCAGTGCTCGCAGTACGTTTGCAGGAAATGTTTGGCCAGGCGGAAACACCGTGTGTTGCCAATGGAAAAATACCTGTGTTGTTACACCTATTGTCTCCTGCACAGCGTCCCTTGCAAGTTACTCAAGACCTCGCCGGATTTTGGAACGGTTCATACAGTGCGGTAAAAAAAGAAATGAAAGGTCGCTATCCCAAACACGTGTGGCCGGACGATCCCATGCAGGCACAAGCGACGGCGCGGGCGAAGCCGAAGAATGGTTAA
- a CDS encoding RNA-directed DNA polymerase (Reverse transcriptase), with protein sequence MKKQHELMRSIYQWIKRHRHQRSNVLLPKLKRKLVGVANYFGLPDNSESLIRLYRHTLHSLHKWLNRRSQRHSYNWAGLKALLNRLDIQPLRVWKRTQLVADWY encoded by the coding sequence ATGAAGAAACAGCATGAGCTGATGCGATCCATCTATCAATGGATTAAACGCCATCGGCACCAGCGCAGCAACGTACTGTTGCCGAAGCTCAAGCGAAAGCTGGTAGGGGTTGCGAATTACTTTGGGCTGCCAGACAATAGCGAAAGCCTGATACGGTTGTATCGACATACGCTGCACAGTCTGCACAAGTGGTTAAATCGCAGGAGCCAACGTCATAGCTACAACTGGGCAGGACTAAAAGCGTTGTTGAATCGTTTAGACATTCAGCCGCTTCGCGTCTGGAAGCGCACGCAGTTGGTAGCGGATTGGTACTAG
- a CDS encoding MORN motif-containing protein: MRKIQFLISHLIFVFSPGLVLAEACSFKLPDSSNYEGECKKGLFNGKGKLTWRNGSEYVGEFKDGLMHGYGKFVHTSGWSNEGEYRNGALNGQGVYRSEYGDTYKGKFVEDIQTGEGKFIYSNGDVCEGYFVNGYLHGNGTCKYSDGTFVNTEWKNGRMHGRGTLNSSNGDKYKGEFAEGRINGRGVFHYSNGDMCEGQFYDGKIHGNATCNYVNGTHIKGEWKNGLLNGYGTMTFKSGDQYSGQFENDKRDGKGVYKRANGDKYSGSFKNNTFNGLGIYEHSNGDKYTGEFHNGLAHGEGSFYDHKTKKESKGFWWNGELLDKGGESCEISQPVKT, from the coding sequence ATGAGGAAAATCCAATTTTTAATTAGCCATTTAATTTTTGTGTTCTCGCCAGGGCTTGTCTTAGCGGAAGCTTGCTCATTCAAACTACCAGACTCCTCCAATTATGAAGGGGAATGTAAGAAAGGGTTGTTTAACGGCAAAGGAAAACTAACATGGCGTAACGGCTCCGAATACGTGGGTGAATTCAAAGATGGCTTGATGCATGGTTATGGTAAGTTCGTGCATACGTCTGGCTGGTCAAATGAGGGCGAGTACAGAAATGGCGCCTTAAACGGACAAGGTGTTTATAGGTCAGAGTACGGAGACACGTACAAAGGGAAATTTGTAGAAGATATACAAACAGGTGAAGGAAAATTCATTTACTCCAATGGAGATGTTTGTGAAGGTTACTTTGTAAACGGTTATCTTCACGGAAATGGCACTTGTAAATATTCTGATGGTACTTTCGTCAATACAGAATGGAAAAATGGACGAATGCACGGACGAGGAACCCTAAATAGTTCTAACGGAGACAAATATAAGGGAGAATTTGCCGAAGGAAGGATTAATGGAAGAGGTGTTTTTCACTACAGTAATGGTGATATGTGTGAAGGCCAATTTTACGATGGGAAAATACATGGAAATGCCACATGCAATTATGTAAATGGCACTCATATTAAAGGTGAATGGAAAAATGGGCTTTTAAATGGATACGGGACAATGACGTTTAAGAGCGGCGATCAATATAGCGGTCAATTCGAAAACGACAAAAGGGATGGAAAAGGTGTTTATAAGAGAGCGAATGGAGATAAGTATTCAGGAAGCTTCAAAAACAATACTTTCAACGGACTAGGAATATACGAACATAGTAACGGAGATAAATATACAGGCGAGTTTCATAATGGTCTCGCTCATGGTGAAGGTTCTTTTTATGATCACAAGACAAAGAAAGAATCGAAAGGTTTTTGGTGGAATGGAGAGTTATTGGACAAAGGTGGAGAAAGTTGCGAAATATCTCAGCCTGTAAAAACATAA
- a CDS encoding sulfite exporter TauE/SafE family protein, with product MEFDLFSIAILTVAVPAAFALSAAAGFGGSLILVPVLMMTTGVKEGVALSALLLAANNLVKAYAYRKTLPLKSSALIAIAVMFGAALGAQLMIVAPESWVKGFVIVMFLATFALDFLPYGVTRKSWAGIMAFTAGATSGFSGMSGPLKGVAIRSLGLDRQYLVGAAAMVSLVGDATKAAVFNNAGLLSKEAWILAGILLPVMIISTYAGRYINHSIGEKGFMALFWTVILGYSARLVLN from the coding sequence ATGGAGTTCGATCTCTTTTCAATCGCAATACTTACTGTAGCCGTTCCTGCTGCGTTTGCCTTGTCGGCAGCTGCGGGTTTTGGTGGCTCGTTGATACTCGTCCCCGTATTAATGATGACGACGGGTGTCAAGGAAGGCGTCGCACTGTCTGCATTATTACTCGCAGCGAATAATCTGGTGAAAGCGTATGCCTATCGTAAAACACTGCCACTTAAATCCTCTGCCTTAATCGCGATAGCGGTGATGTTCGGCGCGGCACTGGGTGCACAGTTAATGATTGTTGCGCCTGAGTCCTGGGTGAAAGGCTTTGTCATTGTGATGTTTCTCGCTACCTTTGCCCTGGATTTTCTACCGTATGGTGTAACGCGCAAGAGTTGGGCGGGAATAATGGCCTTTACAGCGGGCGCCACTTCCGGATTTTCAGGCATGAGCGGACCGCTCAAAGGTGTGGCGATACGCAGCCTGGGACTGGATCGCCAGTATTTAGTCGGCGCAGCCGCAATGGTTTCCCTCGTCGGTGATGCAACCAAAGCAGCGGTGTTTAACAACGCAGGTTTGCTCAGTAAAGAAGCGTGGATACTCGCTGGCATTTTGCTCCCCGTCATGATTATTAGCACCTACGCTGGTCGATATATCAATCATTCCATAGGCGAAAAAGGTTTTATGGCCTTGTTTTGGACGGTCATATTGGGATATTCCGCGCGACTGGTATTGAACTGA
- a CDS encoding DUF4145 domain-containing protein: MDRKSFKLPFRKAGFTKYLCPTCNKGFLRVKKGTFHFEEIRSSSRERRHSDYWEPEWMEYIYSCLFECTNTTCKDTVSSSGVGSVSQYYSYDEEGNPDVDYDDYFTPKYFTPHLRLFVPPKDTPETVDDEIESSFSLFFSDPPSSANHIRVALEHLLTHLKIKRFTTTNGRRSYLALHKRIDLLPRKYDHVKDIFFAIKWLGNAGSHSQHKVTTDDVLDAYELMDELLVEIFANKRKNAKSLAKKINKKKGPK; the protein is encoded by the coding sequence ATGGATAGAAAATCTTTCAAGCTACCTTTTCGAAAAGCGGGATTTACAAAATATCTCTGTCCTACCTGTAATAAAGGCTTCCTTAGAGTAAAGAAGGGGACATTTCATTTTGAAGAAATAAGATCATCGTCTAGAGAACGCCGCCATAGTGATTATTGGGAACCTGAATGGATGGAATATATCTATAGCTGCCTATTTGAATGTACAAATACAACATGTAAAGACACTGTATCAAGTTCAGGCGTGGGCTCCGTATCTCAATATTATAGTTACGACGAAGAAGGTAATCCTGATGTTGACTATGATGATTATTTTACTCCAAAATACTTTACTCCACATCTTAGGTTGTTTGTTCCTCCAAAAGATACACCAGAAACTGTTGATGATGAAATAGAAAGCTCATTCTCATTATTTTTTAGTGACCCCCCTTCATCAGCTAATCACATTAGGGTTGCATTGGAGCACTTGCTAACTCATTTAAAGATAAAACGATTTACTACAACAAATGGACGACGCAGCTATCTCGCACTTCACAAACGGATCGATTTACTTCCTAGAAAATATGACCATGTCAAGGATATATTTTTTGCTATCAAGTGGTTAGGGAATGCTGGAAGTCACAGTCAACACAAAGTAACAACTGATGATGTACTTGATGCATATGAGCTTATGGATGAACTTCTTGTTGAGATATTTGCAAATAAAAGAAAAAATGCAAAGTCGCTTGCAAAAAAAATAAACAAAAAGAAAGGGCCAAAATAA
- a CDS encoding class I SAM-dependent methyltransferase, with translation MKNDPELKIVESWKRNASPWIRAVRENEIDSRILVTNKAIVDAVLSQSPKKVLDIGCGEGWLVRTLSENGIDVLGVDVVSEFIESAKLYNVGRYQLLGYDQLSSHSLGEKFDVLVCNFSLFGLESVEGIFRSAKNLLQPGGSLTIQTLHPKTILAEKEAVEGWAEGSWSGFSSEFCDPAPWYRRSIGNWIELFIAFGFEEPEIIEPVNPKTENFASIVFIGKYAANKALHPTQKPRG, from the coding sequence ATGAAGAACGATCCAGAACTAAAGATAGTGGAGTCCTGGAAAAGGAACGCATCACCGTGGATTCGCGCGGTACGTGAAAATGAAATCGATAGTAGAATACTAGTAACGAATAAGGCGATTGTTGATGCTGTTCTTAGTCAGTCACCAAAAAAAGTTCTGGATATTGGATGTGGAGAAGGATGGTTAGTTAGAACGCTATCTGAGAACGGTATTGATGTCCTGGGAGTTGATGTGGTCTCCGAATTCATCGAATCCGCCAAATTGTACAATGTAGGGCGTTATCAACTCCTGGGCTATGATCAATTGTCTTCTCATTCCTTGGGTGAGAAGTTTGATGTTTTGGTCTGTAACTTCTCGCTGTTCGGGCTGGAATCAGTGGAAGGGATATTTCGATCAGCCAAAAACTTATTACAACCCGGGGGATCCCTGACAATCCAGACACTTCACCCGAAAACGATCTTGGCAGAAAAAGAAGCGGTGGAGGGATGGGCTGAAGGATCATGGTCAGGATTTAGTAGCGAATTTTGTGATCCGGCCCCTTGGTATCGTCGTTCCATAGGAAATTGGATAGAGTTATTCATCGCATTTGGTTTTGAAGAGCCTGAGATAATCGAACCAGTAAATCCAAAAACAGAAAACTTTGCTTCAATTGTCTTTATAGGAAAGTATGCAGCTAACAAGGCACTTCATCCAACGCAAAAACCGCGCGGCTAA
- a CDS encoding MOSC domain-containing protein: MGIVYSVSKKDTHNFSKNVCSSINLIKGQGVEGDAHSGSTVKHRSRVEKDPSQPNLRQVHLIHYELIEELRAKGFKVNPATMGENITTKDIDLLSLPRNTKLKIGGAVIEVTGLRNPCAQLDNYQKGLTAAVLDRDENGNLIRKAGIMGIVKQGGVIKAGDSINVELPDEPFLPLERV; encoded by the coding sequence ATGGGAATAGTTTATTCAGTAAGCAAGAAAGATACACATAATTTCTCCAAAAATGTATGCTCGTCTATTAACTTAATTAAAGGCCAGGGAGTTGAAGGCGATGCTCACAGCGGAAGTACTGTAAAACACAGATCCAGAGTCGAGAAAGATCCTAGTCAGCCAAACCTGAGACAGGTGCATTTGATTCATTATGAACTTATCGAGGAACTTAGAGCGAAAGGTTTTAAAGTTAACCCGGCAACCATGGGTGAAAACATTACAACAAAAGATATTGATCTTCTCTCTTTGCCGCGAAATACAAAGTTAAAGATTGGTGGCGCAGTGATAGAAGTGACAGGATTGAGAAATCCATGCGCGCAGCTAGATAATTATCAAAAGGGTTTAACTGCCGCTGTCCTGGATAGGGATGAAAATGGCAATCTGATCAGAAAAGCGGGAATCATGGGGATAGTAAAACAGGGCGGTGTCATCAAAGCAGGTGATTCCATAAATGTAGAACTACCTGACGAGCCATTCCTGCCTCTAGAGAGAGTTTAG
- a CDS encoding SRPBCC domain-containing protein: MNTNYTREIVVSSTPGEAYKALTIGFNRWWTTDCNSVTDAGDEITFKFGPSYWVMCATKLVPGKIVELKCIDAHHVHDGLPSTILVEWKGSKLKWNIQNRKQETKIAFIHEGLSPSLECYEVCEQGWDYFFAKSLKQYLDTGKGFPFENRA, encoded by the coding sequence ATGAATACAAACTACACTCGTGAAATTGTAGTTTCAAGCACACCAGGTGAAGCTTATAAAGCATTGACTATTGGTTTTAATAGATGGTGGACGACTGATTGCAATTCTGTGACTGATGCCGGAGATGAAATTACTTTTAAATTTGGTCCGTCCTACTGGGTAATGTGCGCCACAAAACTAGTGCCTGGTAAAATAGTCGAATTAAAGTGCATTGATGCCCATCATGTGCACGATGGATTGCCATCAACAATTCTTGTCGAATGGAAAGGAAGCAAATTAAAGTGGAATATCCAAAATCGGAAACAGGAAACAAAAATTGCATTTATTCACGAGGGTCTTTCACCATCACTAGAATGTTATGAGGTATGCGAGCAAGGTTGGGATTATTTCTTTGCTAAAAGTTTAAAGCAATATCTAGATACTGGTAAGGGGTTCCCATTTGAAAACCGGGCGTAA
- a CDS encoding DUF5946 family protein, producing the protein MNTCKCFSCGGEYPDIEGPIHRYMTSSSGCWSVYGEVLAREYSNPDYFEVHRLTVDAYAVQHPGSTDRQSVQSVGVHLVRLCLFLEHGLTAENANNAMLEAGKYKHNFTWLEPPENMGRITAADVIKAKNVAEHKSIVREWAQSSWEAWSKHHNTIWAWLPAQQSAQGATAKRSV; encoded by the coding sequence ATGAACACATGTAAATGCTTCAGCTGTGGTGGTGAATATCCTGACATTGAAGGACCTATACATCGATATATGACATCATCATCTGGTTGCTGGTCTGTGTATGGTGAAGTGCTTGCTCGCGAATACAGTAATCCTGATTACTTTGAAGTACACAGGCTAACTGTAGATGCTTATGCCGTCCAACACCCAGGTTCTACTGATCGTCAAAGTGTTCAGTCAGTTGGTGTTCACCTGGTTCGTTTGTGCCTGTTTCTGGAGCATGGCTTGACCGCAGAAAATGCAAATAACGCAATGCTTGAGGCTGGAAAATATAAACACAACTTCACTTGGCTTGAGCCGCCGGAAAATATGGGTAGGATTACCGCTGCTGATGTTATAAAAGCCAAAAATGTTGCAGAGCACAAGTCAATAGTAAGGGAATGGGCTCAAAGCTCTTGGGAAGCGTGGTCTAAACACCACAATACTATTTGGGCATGGCTACCCGCCCAACAAAGCGCTCAAGGTGCCACCGCTAAACGAAGCGTCTAA
- a CDS encoding DUF262 domain-containing protein — protein MVDKFSEEDLTIEEEQEEESVAINYDIASYPSDFTLSGIAQMWKDDDILIPDYQREFVWTMRQSSLLIDSFLCGLPVPPVFFYIDEDNKNLVIDGQQRILSVVFFMEGYFGKESTQGKRQVFRLTGLPEKSPYYNQRFEDLDETAQRKLKQAVLRAVNIRQLNPTGESTSAYHIFERLNTGGTPLKPQEIRNCVFRGGFNNHLKDANKDANWRKILGKSYIDKHQKDVELLLRIFSLVGASDEYEKPMKEFLNKAMKKHDSGDTKKAKNFINIFYKITELVIDKIGPKPFHLRGPINVSALDSVMCVLIEHHDKIDFPNLKDKFKKLLKDDDFDEYTRINTTDTKTVSERIEKVREYLLG, from the coding sequence ATGGTTGACAAATTTTCCGAAGAAGACCTGACTATTGAGGAAGAACAAGAAGAAGAGAGCGTTGCAATAAATTACGATATTGCAAGCTATCCGTCGGACTTCACACTTTCTGGAATAGCGCAGATGTGGAAGGATGACGATATTTTAATCCCCGACTATCAACGTGAGTTTGTTTGGACTATGCGCCAATCGTCGCTACTCATCGACTCATTTCTATGTGGTCTTCCGGTTCCTCCGGTGTTTTTTTATATAGACGAGGATAATAAAAATTTAGTTATTGATGGCCAGCAACGAATTCTGAGTGTTGTGTTTTTTATGGAAGGCTATTTCGGCAAGGAAAGCACTCAAGGAAAACGACAAGTTTTTCGTTTGACCGGACTACCTGAAAAGAGCCCGTATTATAATCAGAGGTTTGAAGATCTAGACGAAACAGCACAACGCAAGTTAAAGCAAGCAGTGCTAAGAGCTGTAAATATACGCCAACTGAATCCCACTGGAGAAAGCACAAGCGCATATCATATTTTTGAGCGTCTAAATACAGGCGGCACGCCTTTAAAACCCCAAGAAATTAGAAACTGTGTTTTTCGCGGGGGGTTTAATAACCACCTAAAAGATGCCAATAAAGATGCCAATTGGCGAAAAATATTGGGTAAATCATACATCGACAAGCATCAGAAGGATGTCGAACTCTTGTTAAGAATATTTTCACTGGTTGGCGCATCTGATGAATACGAAAAGCCTATGAAAGAATTCCTAAACAAAGCCATGAAGAAGCATGACTCTGGTGATACTAAAAAAGCCAAGAATTTCATCAATATATTCTACAAAATAACGGAACTTGTGATCGATAAAATTGGGCCGAAGCCGTTTCATCTAAGAGGTCCCATAAACGTATCTGCCCTTGATTCGGTGATGTGTGTATTAATTGAACATCACGACAAAATAGACTTTCCTAATTTGAAAGATAAGTTTAAAAAGCTATTGAAAGACGATGACTTTGATGAGTACACCAGGATAAATACCACTGATACAAAAACGGTTTCGGAGCGTATTGAAAAAGTAAGAGAGTATCTTTTGGGTTAA
- a CDS encoding SRPBCC domain-containing protein, whose amino-acid sequence MKSFNTTIVINAPTEKVWEILTNISDWHQWNTTIENVAGSVSPGSKVTVRAKAMPDRAFPLTVSDFTPNKSMVWSGGMPLGLFTGKRTYTITSAENNATIFSMSENFSGLLAPLITRSIPDLQPSFDEFSKCLKQCAESAEV is encoded by the coding sequence ATGAAGTCTTTTAACACTACCATAGTCATAAATGCCCCAACAGAAAAGGTTTGGGAGATTCTCACTAATATTTCTGACTGGCACCAATGGAATACAACGATTGAAAATGTTGCGGGTTCAGTCTCGCCAGGTAGCAAAGTGACTGTTCGCGCAAAGGCAATGCCTGACAGAGCATTTCCGCTTACGGTCTCTGATTTCACTCCAAATAAATCGATGGTTTGGAGTGGCGGTATGCCTCTGGGTCTATTTACTGGGAAACGTACTTATACGATAACCAGTGCTGAAAATAATGCCACCATATTTTCAATGAGTGAAAACTTTTCTGGTTTATTGGCGCCTTTAATCACTCGTTCAATACCGGATTTGCAACCATCATTTGATGAGTTTTCAAAATGTCTCAAACAATGTGCTGAGTCAGCAGAAGTATGA
- a CDS encoding GNAT family N-acetyltransferase has product MLFREANYKDASAIANLHADSWRVAYRGIFRDENLDGDVVNERKEVWNHRLSAPKDNQLVILAEENSELCGFVCAYGNEDPTWGTFIDNLHVRKERKRKGIGRGLMKEIALWSRRHYPDAGLYLGVLERNLSARRFYEALGARNQESRLWEPPGGGEVVDLRYVWSNLDSIIAGNG; this is encoded by the coding sequence ATGTTATTTCGCGAAGCAAATTATAAAGACGCAAGCGCAATTGCCAATCTACATGCAGATAGTTGGCGTGTCGCATATCGCGGAATTTTTCGCGATGAGAATTTAGATGGTGATGTTGTCAATGAACGAAAAGAAGTTTGGAATCACCGGCTTTCTGCCCCAAAAGATAACCAACTTGTTATCTTGGCAGAGGAAAACAGTGAACTATGTGGTTTCGTGTGCGCTTATGGTAATGAGGATCCGACGTGGGGTACTTTCATAGACAACTTGCACGTACGTAAAGAAAGGAAACGCAAGGGAATCGGTCGTGGCTTAATGAAAGAAATCGCACTCTGGTCACGTCGTCACTATCCCGATGCGGGTCTATATCTAGGCGTTTTAGAGCGCAACCTTTCAGCGCGCAGGTTCTATGAAGCACTTGGCGCTCGAAATCAAGAATCAAGACTTTGGGAGCCACCGGGTGGAGGCGAAGTTGTAGATCTTCGTTATGTGTGGTCGAATCTTGATTCAATAATAGCGGGCAACGGCTAA
- a CDS encoding reverse transcriptase domain-containing protein — protein MPNSYGYRPNRSAHGEIHSLRVNLQFQGFGYIVEADIKGFFDTVDHHWLQRMLKQRIDDKRLMRLIQQWMTAEVVEPSGKVSKPDQGTPQGGAVSPVLANIYLHYVLDLWFEKVIKPTCQGRAMLIRYCDAAPQ, from the coding sequence CTGCCCAATAGTTATGGCTACCGTCCCAATCGCAGTGCACATGGCGAGATTCACAGTCTACGAGTCAACCTGCAATTCCAGGGTTTTGGTTACATCGTCGAAGCTGATATCAAAGGCTTCTTCGACACCGTAGACCATCACTGGTTACAGCGGATGCTCAAGCAACGAATCGACGACAAGCGGCTGATGAGACTCATCCAGCAATGGATGACGGCCGAAGTGGTTGAACCCTCTGGAAAGGTTTCTAAACCAGACCAAGGCACACCACAAGGCGGTGCTGTCTCACCGGTATTAGCCAACATCTATCTGCACTATGTGTTAGACCTTTGGTTTGAGAAAGTGATTAAACCAACATGTCAGGGGCGAGCCATGTTGATACGCTACTGCGATGCCGCACCTCAATGA
- a CDS encoding HEPN domain-containing protein — protein MTYSNNFRHADDVVNHLNTIVPAIADPLLKAKYVGFVSVVAVTVYEMAVKDIFIEFANKKHKVLGNFTESYFDRINGKIKLHIIKEDYIPRFGAKYKTRFQRNIEICANDYFKAHRRDIRSAYGNLITWRNDFAHEGRTNTTATYEEAVQAYEDGKEVIHCLAKCMTR, from the coding sequence GTGACATATAGCAATAACTTTCGACATGCCGATGATGTTGTGAATCATCTTAACACCATAGTTCCAGCTATAGCGGACCCATTGCTGAAAGCCAAATACGTTGGGTTCGTCTCCGTCGTTGCCGTTACTGTTTACGAGATGGCTGTTAAGGACATATTTATCGAATTCGCCAACAAAAAACATAAAGTCCTCGGTAATTTTACGGAGTCGTACTTCGATAGAATAAATGGGAAAATAAAACTTCATATTATTAAAGAAGATTACATTCCGAGATTTGGGGCGAAATACAAAACGAGATTTCAAAGAAATATCGAAATATGTGCGAACGACTACTTTAAGGCCCATCGCCGCGATATCAGAAGTGCATACGGTAATTTAATCACATGGAGAAATGATTTCGCGCATGAAGGTAGGACTAATACAACCGCCACATATGAAGAGGCAGTTCAGGCATATGAAGATGGCAAGGAAGTTATTCACTGTCTAGCAAAATGTATGACCAGGTGA